Proteins encoded together in one Micromonospora kangleipakensis window:
- a CDS encoding type 1 glutamine amidotransferase, whose translation MATALVIENDPTDDLRRLGEWLTEGGLQLRVLRPHAGEELPADLAGYAALVVLGGEQQAYPLPDGTPGAPWFPALEGLLRKAVRYRVPTLGVCLGGQLLATAHAGLVERSPSGPEVGPGVVGKRDAADADPLFRYVPLIPDVLQWHSDEITELPRGATLLAASTRYPHQAFRLGDRAWGLQFHIECDTAMIADWARDSELLAELGYDEELVVTACDRVMADVEEVWQPFAIRFAALALGELDDDTTRRSLPLLGH comes from the coding sequence GTGGCGACCGCGCTGGTGATCGAGAACGACCCGACCGACGACCTCCGCCGACTGGGGGAGTGGCTGACCGAGGGGGGCCTCCAGCTGCGGGTGCTCCGCCCGCACGCGGGCGAGGAGCTCCCCGCCGACCTGGCGGGGTACGCCGCGCTGGTGGTGCTCGGCGGCGAGCAGCAGGCGTACCCGCTGCCCGACGGCACCCCCGGCGCGCCCTGGTTCCCGGCGCTGGAGGGGCTGCTGCGCAAGGCGGTGCGGTACCGCGTCCCGACCCTCGGCGTCTGCCTCGGTGGCCAACTGCTGGCCACCGCGCACGCCGGCCTGGTCGAGCGGAGCCCGTCCGGCCCGGAGGTCGGCCCGGGCGTGGTCGGCAAGCGGGACGCCGCCGACGCCGACCCGCTCTTCCGGTACGTGCCGCTGATCCCGGACGTGCTCCAGTGGCACTCCGACGAGATCACCGAGCTGCCCCGGGGCGCGACCCTGCTCGCCGCCTCCACCCGCTATCCGCACCAGGCGTTCCGCCTCGGCGACCGGGCCTGGGGGCTCCAGTTCCACATCGAGTGCGACACCGCGATGATCGCCGACTGGGCCCGCGACTCGGAGCTGCTGGCCGAGCTGGGGTACGACGAGGAGCTGGTGGTGACCGCCTGTGACCGGGTGATGGCCGACGTCGAGGAGGTCTGGCAGCCGTTCGCCATCCGGTTCGCCGCCCTCGCCCTCGGTGAGCTGGACGACGACACCACCCGCCGCAGCCTGCCGCTGCTCGGGCACTGA